One genomic region from Phragmites australis chromosome 1, lpPhrAust1.1, whole genome shotgun sequence encodes:
- the LOC133890522 gene encoding short-chain dehydrogenase TIC 32 B, chloroplastic-like, whose protein sequence is MGIFSLITGKAGASGFGSASTAEQVTAGVDASRLTVVITGGASGIGLETSRVFALRGAHVIIAARNTEAASEARKTILETNPTVHIDVLKLDLSSLKSVRAFVDQFNSMNLPLNILINNAGVMFCPFQLSEDGVEMQFATNHLGHFLLTNLLLDIMKATAKSTGIEGRIVNLSSVAHLHTYPKGIQFDKLNDEKIYNDKMAYGQSKLANLLHAKELSRRLKEEGANITVNCVHPGLIMTNLMRHSFVLMKALQVVTYILWKNVPQGAATTCYVGLNPQLRGVTGKYFADCNVEKTSKLAKSEELAKQLWDFSEELIKSAK, encoded by the exons ATGGGTATCTTCTCTCTCATCACCGGCAAGGCGGGCGCCAGCGGGTTCGGGTCGGCGTCCACGGCGGAACAGGTCACCGCCGGCGTCGACGCCAGCCGCCTCACCGTCGTTATCACAG GAGGAGCTAGTGGCATTGGTCTGGAGACATCAAGAGTCTTCGCCCTGAGAGGAGCCCATGTCATCATTGCCGCGAGAAACACAGAAGCTGCATCAGAAGCAAGGAAGACCATATTGGAGACAAACCCAACAGTTCATATCGATGTTCTGAAGCTTGACCTCAGCTCCCTCAAGTCTGTCAGGGCTTTTGTGGACCAGTTCAATTCGATGAATCTTCCTCTGAACATCTTGAT AAACAATGCAGGTGTGATGTTCTGCCCTTTTCAACTGTCTGAAGATGGGGTCGAGATGCAATTCGCCACCAATCATCTCG GACACTTTCTGCTTACCAATCTCCTCCTTGATATCATGAAAGCCACTGCTAAGTCTACGGGTATTGAGGGTCGCATTGTGAACTTGTCATCAGTTGCCCACCTCCATACATACCCAAAGGGAATTCAGTTTGATAAACTCAATGACGAGAAAAT ATACAATGATAAAATGGCTTATGGACAATCTAAGCTGGCAAACTTACTGCACGCGAAAGAGCTCTCCAGACGGCTGAAG GAAGAAGGAGCAAACATCACAGTTAATTGTGTTCATCCTGGATTGATCATGACCAATTTGATGAGGCACTCCTTTGTTCTCATGA AGGCGCTTCAAGTTGTCACTTACATACTGTGGAAGAATGTACCCCAG GGAGCAGCAACTACTTGTTATGTAGGACTGAACCCACAACTCAGGGGAGTGACAGGGAAGTACTTTGCTGACTGCAACGTGGAGAAGACAAGCAAACTGGCGAAAAGCGAGGAGTTGGCAAAGCAACTCTGGGACTTCAGCGAAGAGCTGATCAAGTCTGCAAAATGA
- the LOC133890642 gene encoding uncharacterized protein LOC133890642 — protein sequence MAFPTIAGLLARRSLLLYAAMWTAVATTAVAVAAFAPETAFVWAVAPGAPLSRACPEGGDATSVGLPLDGPPWDVVCMPAGMFGPAAPDVVVPLVFAVVVVAGAVWFTTAVGVWEEDNEAAVATVEEV from the coding sequence ATGGCGTTCCCCACCATCGCCGGCCTCCTCGCGCGCCGCTCTCTGCTCCTCTACGCCGCCATGTGGACGGCGGTCGCCACCACGGCCGTGGCCGTGGCGGCGTTCGCGCCGGAGACCGCATTCGTCTGGGCGGTGGCGCCCGGCGCGCCGCTCTCCAGGGCGTGCCCGGAGGGCGGTGACGCGACCAGCGTCGGCCTGCCGCTCGACGGGCCGCCGTGGGACGTCGTCTGCATGCCCGCCGGCATGTTCGGCCCGGCCGCTCCCGACGTCGTTGTCCCGCTCGTGTTCGCCGTCGTGGTGGTGGCTGGCGCCGTCTGGTTCACGACGGCCGTCGGCGTGTGGGAGGAGGACAACGAGgcggcggtggctactgtagaAGAAGTGTAG